The window GCAAAAGAATTGTGCTGATAGAAGGGAtcatgatgtggcattcatggtgggTGAGAGAGTTCTACTTAGAGTTTTGTCCATAAAAGGTGTGATGAGGtacgggaagaagggcaagttgaaccctcggtatattggtccttttgaggttctTGAGGAATAATTCCATTTTAAGTTCGGAAATTATCtaaattaaattttatattttactttaatAACAATCTTTAATAGTCTGTATAAATATAATGTATGACATATTTCTGAtcagaaattttaaaaaatattaatcacGTACCAATATCAAACACGGTTACATAAAATGAAACACAGGGTTGTAATTTTTTCGCACACATAATTCTTTTTCTGAAATAAAAGAGAGGAAGGAATATAATATTCTGCACGAGGAAAACACTGAGGTCCAATCGTGCTAGCTACGGAATGACAAGTTGGGTTAATCTCTATTATATTAAATGTAAAATGCAAGATCAAGTCATCTTATTCCACCCCATTTAACCCCTTTTCATATTTTCCAAGTGTGCTCATTGTCATTTATATTAGATTAACCAaagtattattatcattatttcaaCTCGGATATCATCTCTGATCGAACATTCTCTAACTTGTCTAGACTGATACGGCATCCGTTCTGTGGGAAACAATCAACTATGTTAGATTCTTACAAGAGCAAATACAGGTACGATTTCACAGTGCTAGTAATAGAAATAACCTTTACTTTTATAAAATAACCCCACAATAAGTATACATCGTACAATTTTAGCTGATTTATTTCAGCTAGTAGGCCCAGTATTATTATCTCTGACCTTCTCagtttcaaaatttttaataTTCTCTTCATGCTTATGATTCTACTTTAGtatatgttttatattttaatagataTTCCCTTTTAATTTCTTCGTCTTCTATTTGATCTATTAGTTCGAACGTCTTATTTTCTCTAGCTAGTTGTTACATTGATAGATCCTATATCACACCTGCATGTTGAAAACTTCCCCAATATAATTATCATTACTGTTATGTTTCAATATTGATATTGAATTAAAGTTTTAGGTAATGATAAATAATATAACGTTCTCATTTTCTCCTCTGCAGCTACTGAGCCATGCCTACATGAAGAGCAATACCTGCAAGGTGAGCTAATTCATTACCTAACAACTTTTTACGTCTATTTCTTAGGATGGTAAATCTCTTGTAAATTACTGTATTTTATATTTTGGTTAATTATACGTACCTTGCGAAAACAAATCTTATTTAGCACATTTCAAAAACAGAGAAACTGAGATGTTATCTACTACTATTAAAGATTGGCTTCATTTAAATATAACATTAAAATGCTAAAAATAATATCAATGTTAATGCTTGTTGATAATTCAGGAACGCTGGGGAGGATTTGACAGAAAAGACGTTGATCTGAGAAGTAGAGGTCTTTGTTTAGTACCAATTGCATGTACCCCTCAAATTTATCGTGAGAGTAACAATGGATCTGACTATTTGATCCCATCATATAGAGGATGCTTGTATAGataaataatttttccttttcctCTACTAATAAATTGTATCCGCAAGTGTAACTGTGACTCTTCTTCCAGCATGTATTTTATAATTTGTTGGTATATATAcctcttttttgttttccttttttttttcacttgggATTTCTTTTAACGAACAAGCtttacaaagaaaaattgaaaattattgtTCGGTGTTTGATTTGGGAAGGTTGATTCAATGACTCTCGAGTATAAACTTACCAGTGTAGTGGCAGAGACGGATCTAGGATTTGTTGAACATTGGTGCACCACTAAAAAAAAGTATTAAGTGGGAATTGATCCATGTTTCTCAAGGTAAATAACTCACTAATCAACCAATTGTCCCATTCAATCTTTGCCAGTGGAGTTGATTGACACTCTTTCGCTGAAAATTTACACTATATAGATAGATAGACGGATAAAAAAAGTTATGTTAGAATCCCCTTATTCTCTTTTGATGTTTGTTTATCTATATTTTGACTCTTCTTAGTGAAAATTCTGAATCTGTCACTCCATCAGACTCAGATGTCCTATTTTAAGAAGCTATTTGTGGCCAGAATATAGGG is drawn from Nicotiana tabacum cultivar K326 chromosome 9, ASM71507v2, whole genome shotgun sequence and contains these coding sequences:
- the LOC107786434 gene encoding transcription factor bHLH111-like; protein product: MEKDEERYCGVCGSVFKLLAGETDTASVLWETINYVRFLQEQIQLLSHAYMKSNTCKERWGGFDRKDVDLRSRGLCLVPIACTPQIYRESNNGSDYLIPSYRGCLYR